A single window of Periplaneta americana isolate PAMFEO1 chromosome 14, P.americana_PAMFEO1_priV1, whole genome shotgun sequence DNA harbors:
- the LOC138713670 gene encoding cuticle protein 67-like, which produces MYKLVVLSALLAVAAARPGLLHAGVAAPAVAAYAAPAVATYAAPAVAAPAVATYAAPAAVAVAPVATAVTKHVHYASTPVVTGYTSQVIKPSFGALATPLQTVSQVPVAAPARTVATIEPHAEVHQVAVATPAVATYAAPAVAAYAAPVAAPAIASYTASIAAPAVAGYAAPWAY; this is translated from the exons ATGTACAAACTG GTGGTGTTGTCCGCTCTGCTGGCTGTGGCCGCAGCCCGACCTGGTCTCCTCCACGCTGGAGTTGCCGCTCCCGCCGTGGCTGCCTATGCCGCCCCCGCCGTGGCTACCTATGCCGCCCCTGCTGTCGCCGCCCCCGCCGTGGCTACCTATGCCGCCCCTGCTGCCGTCGCCGTTGCCCCCGTTGCCACAGCCGTCACCAAGCACGTCCATTATGCCTCCACCCCCGTTGTCACTGGATACACTTCTCAG GTGATCAAGCCTTCCTTCGGTGCCCTGGCCACCCCCCTGCAAACCGTGTCCCAGGTCCCCGTGGCCGCTCCCGCTCGCACCGTAGCCACCATTGAGCCCCACGCTGAGGTGCACCAGGTCGCTGTGGCCACTCCCGCCGTCGCTACCTATGCCGCCCCCGCTGTCGCTGCCTATGCTGCTCCAGTCGCCGCCCCTGCCATTGCCAGCTATACTGCTTCAATCGCCGCTCCCGCTGTTGCCGGCTATGCTGCTCCATGGGCTTACTAA